A DNA window from Synergistaceae bacterium contains the following coding sequences:
- a CDS encoding ATP-dependent Clp protease ATP-binding subunit: protein MMWQFFTERGKKVIQLAHREALKMGHNVIEPEHILLGLIYEGGGVAWQALASMGLNLDEVRAQIEEAMGHSQPTLKAIDLPLSPRVKKALELAMREARNMGINYVGTEHILLGILADTSSMVTQYFLAMGVDAASVQKQILTIMSEGSTAAPVGGGNVETLTDRIKKKGRTRTPTLDQLGIDLTQKGRDGELDPVIGRAKEIRRVMQILCRRTKCNPVLIGDPGVGKTAVVEGLAQQIADGNVPEPLRDKRVVQLNTGNLVAGTKYRGEFEERLRRIVKELSDSKEIILFVDEVHTIVGAGSAEGAVDAANILKPSLSRGAFQLIGATTQEEYRRYVERDAALERRFQPVKVEEPGISDSILILEGLRDRYEAHHQAEIEDGALAAAAQLSARYIKDRFLPDKGIDLIDEAGARARLRMLDPPDSIRELERRLESTRKEKETAVTAQNFERAASLRDEEHALADELEQARTAWRDSRNTRRVIVTAEDIAAVVSELTGVPVIQLTEEESARLLKMEEELSARLVGQDEAISAVSRAVRRGRSGLRDPKRPIGSFLFMGPTGVGKTELARSLARFLFGSEDAMIRLDMSEFMEKHEVSKLLGAPPGYVGHEGGGKLTELVRRRPYSVILFDEIEKAHPEVYNVLLQILEDGHLTDGQGRTVDFRNTVVIMTSNVGAKEAVRGNPLGFGSVDSSEGLDWEHLKKVITDEAQRTFRPEFLNRIDEMVVFKPLSRDNLMRIIEIMLSDVQQRLEEKGIDMGVEREARTMILEKGFQPKFGARPLRRAIQSMIEDKLADSVLSGKIGRGTTVTVRVADNEIIFDTAETSVAPE from the coding sequence ATCATGTGGCAATTTTTCACCGAACGCGGTAAGAAAGTGATTCAACTGGCCCACCGCGAAGCTCTCAAGATGGGACACAACGTCATTGAGCCGGAACATATCCTTTTGGGCCTCATTTACGAAGGCGGAGGAGTCGCGTGGCAGGCTCTGGCCTCCATGGGACTGAATCTCGACGAGGTCCGCGCTCAGATCGAGGAGGCCATGGGGCATTCCCAGCCCACCCTGAAGGCCATTGACCTGCCCCTCAGTCCGCGCGTGAAAAAGGCGCTGGAACTTGCCATGCGCGAGGCCCGCAACATGGGAATCAACTACGTGGGGACGGAACACATTCTCCTTGGAATTCTGGCGGACACCAGCAGTATGGTGACGCAGTATTTCCTGGCCATGGGGGTCGACGCGGCCAGCGTGCAGAAGCAGATTCTGACGATCATGTCGGAAGGGTCCACCGCCGCGCCGGTGGGAGGCGGAAACGTCGAAACCCTCACGGATCGCATAAAGAAAAAAGGACGCACTCGAACGCCCACGCTGGACCAGCTGGGTATCGACCTGACTCAGAAGGGGCGAGACGGAGAGCTGGACCCCGTCATTGGACGCGCCAAAGAAATACGGCGGGTGATGCAGATTCTTTGTCGCAGAACCAAGTGCAACCCCGTCCTGATCGGGGACCCCGGCGTTGGGAAAACCGCCGTGGTGGAGGGCCTGGCCCAGCAGATCGCGGATGGAAACGTTCCCGAGCCGCTGCGGGATAAGCGCGTCGTGCAGCTCAACACGGGAAACCTTGTGGCGGGAACCAAGTACCGGGGAGAGTTTGAGGAACGTCTGCGCCGCATCGTCAAGGAACTCAGCGATTCCAAAGAGATCATTCTTTTTGTAGACGAAGTTCATACGATCGTCGGAGCCGGCAGTGCCGAAGGCGCGGTAGATGCCGCCAATATTCTGAAGCCCAGCCTGTCAAGGGGGGCTTTTCAGCTCATTGGAGCCACGACTCAGGAGGAATATCGCCGGTACGTCGAGCGGGACGCGGCGCTGGAAAGGCGTTTTCAGCCCGTCAAGGTGGAAGAACCCGGAATTTCCGATTCCATTCTCATTCTGGAGGGATTGCGGGACCGCTACGAAGCCCACCATCAGGCCGAAATCGAAGATGGCGCACTGGCGGCGGCGGCTCAGCTTTCGGCGCGTTACATCAAGGACCGCTTTTTACCCGATAAAGGTATCGACCTCATTGACGAAGCCGGAGCTCGGGCGCGGCTTCGCATGTTGGATCCCCCCGACTCCATCCGGGAGCTGGAGCGTCGTCTCGAAAGCACCCGAAAAGAGAAAGAAACGGCGGTTACCGCCCAGAATTTCGAGCGGGCGGCAAGTCTGAGGGACGAGGAACATGCGCTTGCTGACGAACTGGAACAGGCCCGTACGGCCTGGAGGGACAGTCGCAACACCCGACGGGTGATTGTCACGGCGGAGGACATCGCCGCGGTGGTTTCGGAACTTACGGGTGTTCCCGTGATCCAGCTCACTGAAGAGGAATCCGCCCGCCTTCTGAAAATGGAAGAGGAACTTTCCGCCCGGCTGGTGGGGCAGGACGAGGCCATCAGCGCCGTTTCCCGGGCAGTGCGCAGGGGGCGCAGCGGTCTTCGTGACCCCAAACGTCCGATAGGCAGTTTCCTGTTCATGGGGCCTACCGGTGTGGGCAAAACAGAGCTTGCACGTTCTCTGGCGCGTTTCCTTTTTGGCAGTGAGGACGCCATGATCCGTCTTGATATGAGCGAATTCATGGAGAAGCACGAAGTTTCGAAACTGCTGGGAGCTCCTCCCGGCTACGTGGGCCACGAAGGGGGAGGCAAACTGACGGAATTGGTTCGCAGAAGGCCTTATTCCGTGATTCTTTTCGATGAAATCGAGAAGGCCCATCCCGAAGTCTACAACGTGCTGCTGCAAATTTTGGAGGACGGACATCTCACCGACGGGCAGGGGCGCACGGTGGATTTCCGCAACACGGTCGTGATTATGACCAGCAACGTCGGAGCAAAGGAAGCCGTCAGGGGGAATCCTCTGGGGTTTGGATCCGTGGATTCTTCGGAGGGGCTGGACTGGGAGCATTTGAAGAAGGTCATCACGGATGAAGCTCAGCGCACCTTCAGACCTGAATTTTTGAACCGCATCGACGAGATGGTCGTTTTCAAGCCGCTGTCCCGTGACAACCTGATGCGTATCATTGAGATCATGCTGTCGGACGTTCAGCAGCGTCTTGAGGAGAAAGGCATCGATATGGGCGTGGAGCGTGAGGCCCGAACCATGATTCTGGAGAAGGGATTTCAGCCGAAATTCGGCGCTCGCCCCCTGAGACGCGCAATCCAGTCCATGATCGAGGATAAACTGGCCGATTCCGTTCTTTCCGGGAAAATCGGCAGGGGAACGACCGTGACGGTAAGGGTTGCGGACAACGAAATCATCTTCGATACGGCAGAAACTTCCGTCGCGCCGGAATAG
- a CDS encoding pyridoxal-phosphate dependent enzyme has product MLFSGIPRIRLIDGPTPLERLTRFGKACGHEHLYIKRDDVMSLGLGGNKVRNIEFWLGEALAQKADVVVTAGGPFSSRSRLVASACAKIGIECHVLYGTDELPDLNANYLLVSLTGAKCLCLGKVTEEERSALTRSYAEELKKKGRRPYIAGLTIPGALGYVEAALELHAQAWQMDLDIRHIVVAGSMGPTEGGLLWGSALLGGAFILHCPSVEFKADKLRSCVLDVCKGISDRLEMEPSVPPERLLQVYGDFLGDGYDVPTEESVEAIRMLASLEGIFIENTYNGKVFAALATLLRSRILPPDEGVCVVHTGGIPALFGQGERFAAPVRHS; this is encoded by the coding sequence GTGCTTTTTTCAGGAATTCCGCGTATACGCCTGATCGACGGACCTACGCCTCTCGAACGCCTGACGCGTTTTGGCAAAGCCTGCGGACATGAGCATCTTTACATCAAACGCGACGATGTCATGTCCCTTGGGCTTGGAGGTAACAAGGTCCGGAATATCGAATTCTGGCTGGGTGAAGCTCTCGCGCAAAAAGCGGACGTCGTCGTGACTGCCGGCGGGCCCTTCTCCAGTCGGAGCCGGCTGGTGGCGTCCGCCTGCGCCAAAATTGGAATTGAATGCCACGTATTGTATGGAACCGATGAACTTCCCGATTTGAACGCCAATTATTTACTCGTCTCTCTCACCGGCGCGAAGTGCCTGTGTCTCGGCAAAGTGACGGAAGAGGAGCGTTCGGCGCTGACGCGGAGCTATGCCGAAGAACTGAAGAAAAAAGGGAGAAGGCCGTATATCGCCGGTTTGACGATTCCCGGCGCCCTGGGATACGTGGAAGCCGCTCTGGAGCTTCATGCCCAGGCCTGGCAAATGGACCTCGACATCAGGCATATCGTCGTCGCCGGTTCGATGGGACCGACGGAAGGGGGGCTTTTGTGGGGCTCGGCCCTTTTGGGAGGGGCCTTTATCCTTCACTGCCCCAGCGTGGAGTTCAAGGCCGACAAACTGCGGAGCTGCGTTCTGGACGTTTGTAAGGGAATATCGGACAGACTCGAAATGGAACCTTCCGTTCCCCCGGAGAGGCTGCTCCAGGTTTACGGAGATTTTTTGGGCGACGGTTACGACGTCCCGACGGAGGAGTCTGTCGAGGCGATTCGGATGCTGGCGTCTCTCGAGGGAATTTTTATCGAAAATACGTATAACGGGAAGGTTTTTGCCGCGCTTGCGACTTTGTTGCGGAGCAGGATTCTGCCGCCTGACGAAGGCGTATGCGTCGTCCATACCGGCGGTATTCCCGCTCTTTTTGGACAGGGAGAACGTTTTGCGGCGCCGGTTCGACATTCCTGA
- the larB gene encoding nickel pincer cofactor biosynthesis protein LarB, giving the protein MDNERPENEMEAESRNEENPKTHDAMNFMKTLPFKDMGEVKLDTNRSKRTGFSEIIYCPGKSDEQLVTIARALKDTKENVLFSRISVAQHSVIASVLPDAVFYAKARLTGIRRQESPHYKGVTVITAGSSDVPVAEEASVTAEYMGCDVLRLYDVGVAGLHRLLSHVEELQTSRVIVAVAGMEGALPTVVGGLVSCPVLAVPTSVGYGVNLGGIAPLLTMLNSCAMGVSVVNIDNGIGAGYCAASVVRQIYTARGI; this is encoded by the coding sequence ATGGACAATGAACGTCCGGAGAACGAAATGGAAGCGGAATCTCGAAACGAGGAAAACCCGAAGACCCACGACGCGATGAACTTCATGAAAACGCTGCCCTTTAAGGATATGGGCGAGGTGAAGCTGGACACGAACCGCTCGAAGCGTACGGGGTTCTCGGAGATCATCTATTGCCCAGGAAAGAGCGATGAACAGCTGGTGACCATCGCCCGCGCCCTGAAGGACACGAAGGAGAACGTCCTTTTTTCGCGGATCTCGGTGGCTCAGCACAGCGTCATCGCCTCCGTGCTGCCGGACGCAGTGTTTTACGCCAAAGCGCGTCTGACGGGAATCCGGCGGCAGGAGAGTCCCCATTATAAGGGCGTCACGGTGATCACCGCGGGCAGCAGCGACGTGCCCGTAGCCGAAGAGGCCTCTGTGACCGCGGAATACATGGGTTGCGACGTTCTGCGCCTCTACGATGTGGGCGTCGCCGGTCTGCACCGGCTGCTCTCTCACGTGGAGGAACTTCAGACTTCCAGGGTCATTGTCGCCGTCGCCGGAATGGAAGGCGCTCTGCCCACCGTGGTGGGAGGTCTGGTGAGCTGCCCTGTGCTCGCCGTCCCCACCAGCGTCGGATACGGGGTCAACCTGGGAGGAATCGCGCCGCTCCTGACCATGCTGAACTCCTGCGCCATGGGCGTGTCGGTGGTCAACATCGACAACGGCATTGGAGCCGGTTACTGCGCCGCCAGCGTTGTCCGGCAAATTTATACCGCGCGCGGAATATGA
- a CDS encoding HD domain-containing protein, which translates to MITRPLLEHIFSAASIERWNDHPHPSVFTELGKQAHKMVIAWVLARHEEDSGRLLNWIELIEGGIFEFLHRVVVTDIRPPVFHRLMENRETRQQLNDWVCEKLERDLCSLSESLVRRFRDYHRGSDEISPERRVLRAAHYLATKWEFDFIFPWSAGMYGVDRTRREIESQIDAIDIPAAREMLLNSAASSLWGFISLVGQLTFQKRWAQTPRIPQTSVLGHLFFVAITAWMVSLEIGACPRRVRNNFFGGLFHDLPEVLTRDIVSPVKASVEGLDGLIRRYEQREMEDRIYPLLPESWHEELRYYTEEEFTNKTRHSDLVDPLQRHRGDIPDELNRDEYSPLDGHVIEVCDKLAACIEASVSIRTGVHPQSLEDGKRRLCERFSRTVIRGYPVGRLFDFFQ; encoded by the coding sequence ATGATCACTCGTCCTCTTCTGGAGCACATTTTTTCCGCCGCCAGTATCGAGCGATGGAACGATCATCCGCACCCTTCGGTATTTACCGAACTGGGTAAACAGGCCCACAAGATGGTTATCGCCTGGGTTCTGGCCCGGCATGAGGAGGATTCGGGCCGCCTCCTGAACTGGATTGAACTGATTGAGGGAGGAATTTTCGAGTTTTTACACCGGGTCGTCGTTACGGACATCCGGCCTCCGGTGTTTCACAGGCTGATGGAGAATCGGGAGACGCGGCAGCAGCTCAACGACTGGGTCTGTGAGAAGCTGGAACGGGACCTCTGTTCTCTTTCGGAATCTCTGGTTCGGCGGTTTCGTGATTATCACAGGGGCAGCGATGAAATTTCCCCGGAGCGGCGGGTTCTGCGCGCGGCGCATTATCTGGCCACAAAATGGGAATTCGACTTCATCTTTCCCTGGAGCGCCGGCATGTATGGAGTGGATCGAACACGGCGGGAAATCGAAAGCCAAATCGACGCCATCGACATTCCCGCGGCCCGGGAAATGCTTCTGAATTCCGCAGCTTCCTCTCTGTGGGGTTTTATTTCGCTGGTGGGACAGCTGACTTTTCAGAAACGATGGGCTCAGACGCCCCGGATCCCTCAGACCTCGGTTCTGGGGCATCTGTTTTTCGTAGCGATCACCGCCTGGATGGTTTCCCTGGAAATTGGAGCCTGTCCCCGTCGTGTCCGCAATAACTTTTTCGGCGGGCTTTTCCACGATCTGCCGGAAGTGCTGACCCGGGACATCGTTTCTCCCGTCAAAGCCTCCGTGGAGGGTTTGGACGGACTGATTCGCCGTTACGAACAGCGGGAGATGGAGGATCGCATCTACCCTCTGCTTCCGGAATCCTGGCACGAAGAACTCCGCTATTACACGGAAGAGGAGTTTACGAACAAAACGCGTCACTCCGATCTCGTGGATCCTCTGCAGCGTCACAGGGGAGACATCCCGGACGAACTCAACCGGGACGAATACAGCCCGCTGGACGGGCACGTCATCGAGGTCTGCGACAAACTGGCCGCCTGCATCGAGGCCTCCGTCTCCATACGCACCGGCGTACATCCCCAATCCCTGGAAGACGGCAAACGCCGCCTCTGCGAGCGATTCTCCCGAACCGTCATTCGCGGCTATCCTGTCGGCCGTCTCTTCGATTTTTTTCAATAA
- a CDS encoding CtsR family transcriptional regulator, translated as MRVSNLTRVIEKYINDLFGVEGNGSIVSLRRKDVAASFGCVPSQINYVLRSRFTPERGYLIESQRGGHGYIRIVRLSYDKPEDRLKYFEDIVGESLSLKDRKRLLVMLQEKGLINTRERLIIEVALRYADELGRSEFDVSQHKRNILQADLLKRMLRSLVLA; from the coding sequence TTGAGAGTATCCAACCTGACGAGAGTTATAGAAAAGTACATCAACGATCTTTTTGGAGTGGAGGGCAACGGATCCATCGTTTCTCTCAGGCGCAAGGATGTCGCCGCGTCCTTCGGCTGCGTCCCCAGTCAGATCAACTACGTCCTGCGCAGCCGTTTCACGCCGGAAAGAGGTTACCTCATCGAGAGTCAGCGGGGAGGGCACGGTTATATCCGTATCGTCCGCCTTTCCTACGACAAGCCGGAGGACCGCCTGAAATATTTCGAGGATATTGTCGGAGAATCCCTTTCCCTTAAAGATCGTAAAAGACTTCTGGTGATGCTTCAGGAGAAAGGCTTGATAAATACGCGGGAACGGCTGATAATTGAGGTGGCGTTGAGATACGCCGACGAGCTTGGCCGATCGGAATTCGACGTGTCGCAGCACAAGCGCAATATTCTCCAGGCGGACCTGCTTAAGCGTATGCTCCGCAGTCTGGTTTTGGCATAA